The Thermococcus sp. EP1 region GTAGAACACCCTTCGGCGGTTCAATTCCAAGCTTCTCAAATACTTCCGGATGCTTTAAGGGAAGCTCAATCATTTCTCTAATTTTTTGTATCACGTCTTTAAGACCACCAATGTCCTCATAAGTAACCCCAAGAGCTGGTGTTTTTGCTACCTCCTTAACTGGCTTCTCAGAGATCACAAACTCTGTAAACTCTGTTATCTGCACTACACCTGAAGGAGTAGTTGCTGTAACTACAAACGTAAGCTCTTGACCAAGAACTCCAATTCTGATATAATCGCCTCTAACAACTGGTCTCCCAACCAATCTAGAGTGAAGCCAATCAACAAAGTCCCGACCAAACCTAATCGGCTCTGTTGGGGCCAAAACTACTTTTTGGGCCTCTTTAACTTCTGCTTTTCTTATAGTTACCTCATCCCCAAGGCCAACCCCAGAATTCTTTCTTATCGTACCATCCATTCTGATAATTTCTAATCCTTCATCTTCTGGATAAGCTGGCCAGACTACTGCAGCTGTATTTTTAGTACCTATAACCTCAATGATATCGCCTGGTTGAATTCCAATCTTTCTCATTGCACTCCTATCAATCCTAACTATCCCTCTACCAACATCCCTCTGATAAGCGGAAGCTACTTTAAGTTTAATCTCATTCCTATCACTCATTTATATCACCTCTTTCTTTAGTTATTAAATGACCGTGAATCCAACATTATTTAATTATTTAATCAAATTAAAAAATAATGAAATATCACTCTATCTTAACCTCAAAACCACCCTTCTCCTCTTTCTTGGTTGGATATTTCTTAGGAACTCTTATCTCAAGAACACCATTGTTATATTTAGCCTTTGCCTTTTCTGCTACAACCTCTTCAGGAAGCCTGATAACTCTCCTATAACCACTGTAATACCTTTCAATTCTCACTGCTCCTTCTTTTTCAAGTTCGTGTTCTCTCTTCACCTGGGCCTCAATATAAACAGCGTCGCTAGTTACTCTGACTTTAATGTCTTCCTTTCTGACTCCCGGTAATTCGGCTGTGATTATGAATTCTTCACCTGTGTCAAAGATATCTACAAAGGGCTCTCTCCAAACTCCTTCGCTTCTTATCTCAAATTCTCCTCTTGGCTCACTAAATCTTCTATAACTCCATAGTCTGGGCCCCCTGAATATGTCTTCAAACATTGCATCAATCTCTTCTTGTATTTCTCTCATTATATCGAAGGGGTCCCAGAGGTCTCTCCTCCACCATCTTCTCGCCACCTTCATCACCTCCTTACATCTTTTGGTTACCGATAGTTATTAAAATATCAACTCCTTATAAATTTTTCGATTTTAGTATACTTAAGTAAGATTAAATTACCGCAAGATTTATAAAGCGGATTAGACCTTCTATAGTTTGGACATGGGGCGGTAGCTCAGCCTGGGAGAGCGCCGGACTGAAGATCCGGGTGTCGGGGGTTCAAATCCCCCTCGCCCCACCACGTTTTTCCTGTTCTATGGAAACATAAAAGTTTAAAAGCCACTCTCCATAGTGATTTCCGGTGATGATAATGAAAGGGATTGTACTAAGCTACATGAGAAGTAAAGAACACCTACACAAGAACCACATGATTATCAAACCACTTGGAATTGAGAGTAAAGAGCAAGCAGCAGCATTGATTGGCAAGAAAGTCTTCTGGAAGAGTCCTAGTGGTAAGCTCCTCGTGGGCAAAATCACCAGAACTCATGGAGTTAGAGGAGAAGTAAAAGCAAGGTTTGAGAGACCATTACCAGGGCAAGCCCTTGGAGACTACGTTGAAATAAAATGACCTTTCTTTCCTTCTTTTTGGAGGTAACTTGATGAAACTTGTTAATATTAAAGAAGGAAAAGCAGAAATTTTTATACCTAAAGCAGAGCGTATTTATGATGCTCCTGTTTTTTATAATCCTGCCATGACATTAAATAGGGATTTAAGTGTCCTTGTTTTACAAGTTTTAAGTCCCAAAACAGTCTTAGATGCCCTCTCAGCCACAGGTATTAGAGGAATAAGGTATGCTTTGGAGACTAATGCAGAAGAGATATGGCTTAATGATATAAATCCTGATGCCTTTAAGCTCATTATTAAAAACCTAAAGATTAATTTTGGAGAAAAACTCACCTTAGATGACAAAATGACAAGAATAAAAGGGGAAAAAGAAATAATTGCTACTAATAAAGATGCGAATCTCTTGATGGCTGAAAAATTCAGATATTTCGACTTTGTGGATCTTGACCCATTTGGTTCTCCGATGGAGTTCCTTGATTCAGCGCTGAGAAGCGTTAAACGAAAAGGAGTTCTAGCAGTTACCGCTACAGACACTGCTCCTCTCTGTGGAGCCCATCCAAAAGCATGTCTCAGAAAGTATAACTCAAAACCTCTAAGAGGCGAGCTCTGCCATGAAAGTGGCCTGAGAATTCTGATAGGAGCTATCGCTAGATATGCCGTAAAATATGATCTCGGAATCAATGTTCTCTTTGCCTATTACAAAGATCACTACTTTAGAGCATTTTTACAACTTAGAGATGGCGCAAAAGAAGGTGATAAATCCCTCAAAAATATGGGATATGTATATTTTGAACCCAAAACAGGAAGGTTCGAAATTGAAAGGAATTTTCTTCCAAGCAGAGAAGGGGCCTTTGGACCCTTATGGCTCGGCCCTCTCAAAGAACAGAAGTTCATAGAAAAAATGATAGAAAAAGCTGAAAAAGCCGAATTACCCCAAAAGAACAAGCTTCTCAAATTCCTGAGTATTATCAAAGATGAACTCAATATTCCGTTTTTCTATGATTTTCACGCTCTCGCAAGACGAAACTCTCTTGAAGTAAGAAAGCTCTCAGATGTGTGCAATATACTCCAGGAGAAAGGGTATAGAACGAGTCGAACACATTTCTCTCCAACTGCAATAAAAACGGATGCACCTTTTGAAATAGTTCTGGAAACGTTAAAACTCCTCCAATGATCAGACCTTTATATATTTCCAACCACCTCGTTTAAATATCCACCAGAAAAAGATTGCTGTTGTGAATGTTTCTAACGTCATGGCAAGCCATGCTGCAATAACCCCCATTCCTTTGATGTGAATAATCCAAAATGAGACCCCAAACCCAAGGATATATGATGGAATTATTCTGAAAAAGAGCTTACTTATTGCCGTTACATACATTGGACTCTTTGTATCTCCAGCTCCTCTAAGAGAACCACTTAAAACGAACGTCCATCCAAGAGGTATCTCACTTATTCCAACGATTATCAGATATATACTAGCCAACCTTAAAACCTCTGCATAGTCCGGGTCACTTCTTGTAACAAATGGCATCACGAGATAGTTAGGAAATACCACCAGAATTATTGCCATAATACCCATAAACACTGAAACCATTTTAAGGGCCTCATAAACAACTCTTTCTGCTTTTTCAGGGTCTCCCTCTCCAAGGCTTTGACCAACCAAAGCTGAGGCAGCGACATTAAAACCAAAAGCCGGCATATAAGCTATACTTTCTACTCTCAAGCCCACCTGATGAGCTGCCAATGCTATAGTACCAAAACGGGTCACTATGCTTATGTAGAGGAAGTTATAGAAGCTGAAAATAACTCTCTCAATTGTAGCAGGAATTCCAATTCTGAGGATCCTTTTTATGGTTTCCCAGTCAGGCTTGAAGGCAGGCTTGAATTTTAAAACCAAGGACCCCCTAAGGAAAAGAATCAACCCAACAATAAAGGCAAGCAAAATTGAGAGGCCTGAGGCTAATGCAGCACCTACCACTTCAAGCCTCGGTAACCCAAACTTCCCAAAGATTAGACCATAATTCAAGAAAACATTAGCCCCATTAGTTAATAGACTTAATTTCATTGGTGTCTTTGTGTCTCCAGCCCCTCTAAGGGCACTAAAAGCTGCAAATGCCATGAAATTAATTGGATAAAAAATGAAAAATGTTCTTATGTAGGAATAACCAAGTTTTATGACATCTTCACTTGCCCCCATTATTTTGAGGGCATCATCTCCAAAGAAAACTCCAAAGAGCATTACCGGAATACTCATGAAAAAAGCTAGATATATACTTTGTTCAAGCACTTTTTCGGCCATATCAAAATCTTTCGCCCCTACAAACCTTGCAACTAAGGCCAGAGTCCCAGTAGAAATAGCAAACATGAGGGGCATCATAAACCAGGAAAATTGACCTCCAAGGCCCACGCTTGCTATGGCTAAAGACCCTAGTTGTCCTACCATTATCATATCCACTAGGTTGACAAGAGTTTGTCCAATATTGGCCAGAATGGCAGGCCACGCAAGAGCCCACAATCTTCTTCTTAATTCGCCATCCATGGATCCCACTCAGATTATTGTCTTAACGATTAGAGGCAAGATATAAAAGGATCTGAGAGGTTAAAAATCTTTTGGCAAAAGAAGAGGATCCAAATTGAACACCTTAAGTCCAAATCGTTCTAAAGCAGATTCAACCTGCTCCTTACTCAGTCTGTAATCATAAACAAATCCTTCAAACCCATTTCTTATCTGCTCCTGTTTAAACCCAAAAACCATTTCCATTAAACGTATGGCTTCTTCTTTTCGTTGTTTAAGGCTTTTAGTATTCTTTTTATAATAATCCATGAATTTGTAGAAAATTTCTTTGTTAATCTTAAAGAACTCATAATTGACTCCCAAAGCACAACAAGGATAAAGACCAAACAGTTCAACATATCTATAGACTTTAAACCCTTCTTTTTCTAAGCTGCTTAAATATGGTTCCCATATACTTAGAGCATCTATTTCGCCCTCTAAAAATGATTTTACGATCTCTTCGGGTTTTTTGAAATAGATTACTTTAGCTTTATCTACAAGCCCATGCTTTTCCAAAAAGAGCTTCAGCATTGTCTCCATTGTAGAGAGTTCTGAAGAACCAATCTTTATACCTTCCTTTAAATCTCCTTTTAATACGACTCCACTTCCTCCAAATCCACAACCACCAGCAATTCTTAGGTTTTTGGTAAGAAGACCAAAAAGAACCTGTGTAATAAGGGGAGAACACGCCAAATCAACTTTTCCCAAGGCCAATGCATTTGTTAGCTCAATAGCACTGTTATATACCAAAATTCTTACATCATACTCTCTCTCAAGATCCTTAGCTGTTAAAATTGCATGAGGATATTCAACAGCCCTCAAAAGTCCCAGTCTGAGAACTCCCTCTATTGGAAAGGGAGCTTCTTCGACAAGCCAGATGCGATAGGCCTTTTTACCAATTTCTTTCCTAATTACCTTCTTTTCTTTTTCTAAACTCTCAATAGCCTCAACAATTGTGGATCTAGAATAATTAAGCCTATAAAGCTCGCTTTGGAGTATTCCCTCATGACCTTTTGCTGTGAGATAAGCCAAAATATCGCCTTTAGCACTCATGAAAGTACCTTAAGAATTCATGTTTTTATAATTTTTGAAAATAGTGAAAAGAGTTAAAGAATACCTTTCGCTTTCTTCCACTTGTGACTCCAGCTGTATT contains the following coding sequences:
- a CDS encoding Hsp20/alpha crystallin family protein, whose amino-acid sequence is MKVARRWWRRDLWDPFDIMREIQEEIDAMFEDIFRGPRLWSYRRFSEPRGEFEIRSEGVWREPFVDIFDTGEEFIITAELPGVRKEDIKVRVTSDAVYIEAQVKREHELEKEGAVRIERYYSGYRRVIRLPEEVVAEKAKAKYNNGVLEIRVPKKYPTKKEEKGGFEVKIE
- a CDS encoding 50S ribosomal protein L35ae — protein: MIMKGIVLSYMRSKEHLHKNHMIIKPLGIESKEQAAALIGKKVFWKSPSGKLLVGKITRTHGVRGEVKARFERPLPGQALGDYVEIK
- a CDS encoding tRNA (guanine(10)-N(2))-dimethyltransferase, which produces MKLVNIKEGKAEIFIPKAERIYDAPVFYNPAMTLNRDLSVLVLQVLSPKTVLDALSATGIRGIRYALETNAEEIWLNDINPDAFKLIIKNLKINFGEKLTLDDKMTRIKGEKEIIATNKDANLLMAEKFRYFDFVDLDPFGSPMEFLDSALRSVKRKGVLAVTATDTAPLCGAHPKACLRKYNSKPLRGELCHESGLRILIGAIARYAVKYDLGINVLFAYYKDHYFRAFLQLRDGAKEGDKSLKNMGYVYFEPKTGRFEIERNFLPSREGAFGPLWLGPLKEQKFIEKMIEKAEKAELPQKNKLLKFLSIIKDELNIPFFYDFHALARRNSLEVRKLSDVCNILQEKGYRTSRTHFSPTAIKTDAPFEIVLETLKLLQ
- a CDS encoding MATE family efflux transporter, with protein sequence MDGELRRRLWALAWPAILANIGQTLVNLVDMIMVGQLGSLAIASVGLGGQFSWFMMPLMFAISTGTLALVARFVGAKDFDMAEKVLEQSIYLAFFMSIPVMLFGVFFGDDALKIMGASEDVIKLGYSYIRTFFIFYPINFMAFAAFSALRGAGDTKTPMKLSLLTNGANVFLNYGLIFGKFGLPRLEVVGAALASGLSILLAFIVGLILFLRGSLVLKFKPAFKPDWETIKRILRIGIPATIERVIFSFYNFLYISIVTRFGTIALAAHQVGLRVESIAYMPAFGFNVAASALVGQSLGEGDPEKAERVVYEALKMVSVFMGIMAIILVVFPNYLVMPFVTRSDPDYAEVLRLASIYLIIVGISEIPLGWTFVLSGSLRGAGDTKSPMYVTAISKLFFRIIPSYILGFGVSFWIIHIKGMGVIAAWLAMTLETFTTAIFFWWIFKRGGWKYIKV
- a CDS encoding ABC transporter substrate-binding protein, whose product is MSAKGDILAYLTAKGHEGILQSELYRLNYSRSTIVEAIESLEKEKKVIRKEIGKKAYRIWLVEEAPFPIEGVLRLGLLRAVEYPHAILTAKDLEREYDVRILVYNSAIELTNALALGKVDLACSPLITQVLFGLLTKNLRIAGGCGFGGSGVVLKGDLKEGIKIGSSELSTMETMLKLFLEKHGLVDKAKVIYFKKPEEIVKSFLEGEIDALSIWEPYLSSLEKEGFKVYRYVELFGLYPCCALGVNYEFFKINKEIFYKFMDYYKKNTKSLKQRKEEAIRLMEMVFGFKQEQIRNGFEGFVYDYRLSKEQVESALERFGLKVFNLDPLLLPKDF